A genomic stretch from Balnearium lithotrophicum includes:
- the rgy gene encoding reverse gyrase, translating into MKIAEFHRMCPNCGGIISDERLRKGLPCEKCLPKEIEYKEREEICRALDRNLKRFSEICELDEFVKEYSEFFKEKTGFTPWSLQVMWTKRVALKKSFTMIAPTGVGKTTWGLVTSAFLKGKVYIIVPTRLLVLQTVERLKKLTDKKIVAYTGKKREKEEIKGGNYDILVTTTNFLYRNFEIIPKPFNFVFVDDVDSLLKSAKNVDKVIELLGFTDNDVNLALKILDLKARAAKLGEKVDKKLIERIRKYERYLERRRREIDNVLVVSSATSQPKSRRVKLFREILGFEVGKSATALRNVEDVLIYTDKDLLEETVERVKRYGKGAFVFISSDMGKDYVDIVVDTLNKNGIPAVSYEDFDPENQKRFVEGDLWAAVGIASYRNPLARGIDLPQAVRYAVFIGVPKMEFSVRLTLAPIKLFGMLLVLRELLPEEEQVRAISYVSYLKKYLSLKEELLDRYPKIKEKLTEIKEFLDRYLSDKSFLEKIKESETVSLKEKDGELFVVVGDAAGYVQASGRTSRMFAGGLTKGLSLTLVDDLKALNSLRKRVIIFLEDINFKVLNYDKGRDLAEKFGFELVDERDLERIFKVIDKDRERVRKILSGEITPETKSLVTTGLIVVESPNKARTIANFFGKPIRRRIKDVDAYEINIGNKLLLLTASKGHVFDLTVRDGIWGVKEEDGRYIPVYDTIKYCTKCNEQTTEPFCSKCEGRPDVDKITIVEALRELGLEVDEIFIASDPDTEGEKIGWDVGRVLQPYQMKMKRMEFHEVTKWAFMEALENPREIDENLVKAQIVRRVADRWVGFSLSQHLWKVFKKHWLSAGRVQTPVLGWVIERYRESKERIGLLIVESNGLKFSFKVENLEELKRIVADKLKIKVLKQETVEKNPRPPYNTGELLREASDRLGLSAERIMEIAQDLFESGFITYHRTDSTRVSTVGMGVAKEYISEKFGSEFVKLRPWGEGGAHECIRPTRPIDESGLRTLVTVSGSSARMTKEHFKVYDLIFRRFIASQMVPFKGEKVVLEVKLLPDEIRTEEEFLTEIVKDGWNLVWPVETDEIPIEVKEGESYYFDVTTVSRRKIPKAFPFTQGELVEEMRKRGIGRPSTYAKIVQTILDRGYVVEKGKFLYPTRLGIKVYEYLSTNFPEYTSEEFTRELEELMDRVENGEADYLQIIDGLKPVLKFAETRS; encoded by the coding sequence ATGAAGATTGCTGAGTTTCACAGAATGTGTCCAAACTGCGGTGGAATTATTTCGGACGAAAGGTTGAGAAAGGGTTTACCATGTGAAAAATGTCTTCCGAAAGAGATAGAGTACAAGGAGAGGGAGGAAATCTGTAGAGCTCTCGACAGAAACCTAAAGAGGTTTTCTGAAATTTGCGAACTTGACGAATTTGTTAAGGAGTACTCTGAGTTTTTTAAGGAGAAGACAGGTTTTACCCCTTGGAGCCTCCAGGTTATGTGGACTAAAAGGGTTGCTCTCAAAAAGTCATTTACTATGATAGCTCCTACTGGAGTTGGGAAAACAACGTGGGGACTTGTTACGAGTGCCTTTTTAAAAGGAAAAGTATACATAATCGTTCCGACAAGGCTTTTGGTCCTTCAAACTGTAGAGAGACTCAAGAAGCTGACCGATAAAAAAATCGTTGCCTACACGGGGAAAAAGAGAGAAAAGGAGGAGATAAAGGGAGGAAATTACGATATCTTGGTTACTACAACAAACTTTCTCTACAGGAACTTTGAAATAATTCCCAAACCCTTTAACTTTGTCTTTGTTGACGATGTAGATTCCCTCCTAAAGAGTGCAAAGAACGTTGATAAGGTTATAGAGCTCTTAGGATTTACCGATAACGATGTTAATTTAGCCCTCAAAATTCTTGACCTAAAGGCAAGAGCTGCAAAGTTAGGTGAAAAAGTCGATAAAAAACTAATAGAAAGGATTCGTAAGTATGAGAGATACTTGGAAAGGAGAAGGAGGGAAATAGATAACGTCTTAGTTGTCTCATCTGCAACCTCTCAGCCTAAGTCAAGGAGAGTTAAGCTTTTTAGGGAAATTTTGGGATTTGAAGTAGGAAAGTCTGCTACTGCCTTAAGGAACGTTGAGGACGTTCTCATCTACACAGATAAGGACCTCTTAGAGGAAACTGTTGAGAGGGTAAAGAGGTACGGTAAGGGAGCTTTTGTCTTTATCTCAAGCGATATGGGAAAGGACTACGTTGACATTGTTGTGGATACTCTCAACAAGAACGGTATTCCTGCTGTTTCCTACGAGGATTTTGACCCTGAAAACCAGAAAAGGTTTGTTGAGGGAGACCTTTGGGCTGCAGTAGGAATAGCGAGTTACAGAAATCCCTTAGCAAGGGGAATCGATTTACCACAGGCCGTCAGGTATGCCGTTTTTATAGGCGTTCCAAAGATGGAGTTCAGTGTAAGACTCACCCTTGCCCCAATTAAGCTCTTTGGAATGCTCCTTGTTTTGAGGGAACTCCTTCCAGAGGAGGAGCAGGTAAGGGCTATCTCGTACGTATCCTACTTAAAGAAGTACCTTAGTCTGAAGGAGGAGCTCTTAGATAGGTACCCAAAAATAAAGGAAAAACTTACAGAAATTAAGGAATTTTTGGATAGATACCTTTCAGACAAGAGTTTCCTTGAGAAAATTAAGGAGTCTGAAACTGTTTCTTTGAAGGAGAAGGATGGGGAGCTTTTTGTAGTTGTTGGAGATGCAGCAGGTTACGTTCAGGCTTCTGGAAGGACTTCAAGGATGTTTGCTGGAGGACTTACAAAGGGGCTCAGCCTTACGTTGGTGGACGATTTAAAAGCCCTAAACTCATTGAGAAAGAGAGTCATAATATTCCTCGAGGACATTAACTTCAAAGTTTTAAACTATGACAAAGGTAGGGATTTAGCTGAAAAGTTCGGATTTGAACTTGTGGACGAAAGGGACCTCGAGAGGATTTTTAAAGTTATAGATAAGGACAGGGAGAGGGTTAGGAAGATTCTATCAGGGGAAATTACACCCGAAACAAAAAGCTTAGTGACAACGGGGCTTATCGTTGTTGAATCTCCAAACAAGGCAAGGACAATTGCCAATTTCTTTGGAAAACCTATAAGGAGAAGAATTAAAGATGTTGATGCATACGAGATAAACATAGGGAACAAACTCCTACTCCTTACGGCATCAAAGGGACACGTCTTCGACTTAACCGTAAGGGACGGAATCTGGGGAGTTAAGGAGGAGGATGGAAGGTACATTCCCGTTTACGACACTATTAAGTACTGTACAAAGTGCAACGAGCAGACAACAGAGCCCTTCTGCTCAAAGTGTGAGGGAAGACCCGATGTTGACAAGATAACAATTGTTGAAGCACTGAGGGAATTGGGGCTTGAGGTTGATGAGATTTTCATAGCTAGTGACCCAGATACGGAGGGAGAAAAGATTGGATGGGACGTGGGAAGAGTTCTTCAGCCCTATCAGATGAAGATGAAGAGAATGGAATTTCACGAGGTAACAAAGTGGGCATTCATGGAGGCCCTTGAAAATCCAAGGGAAATTGATGAAAACTTAGTCAAAGCTCAAATTGTAAGGAGAGTTGCCGACAGGTGGGTAGGTTTTTCACTGAGCCAGCACCTCTGGAAGGTATTTAAAAAGCACTGGCTATCTGCCGGTAGGGTTCAGACTCCCGTTTTAGGCTGGGTAATAGAGAGGTACAGGGAAAGTAAGGAGAGAATAGGTCTATTAATTGTTGAGTCTAACGGTTTAAAGTTTTCATTTAAAGTTGAAAACTTAGAGGAGCTAAAGAGAATAGTTGCTGACAAGTTAAAGATAAAAGTTTTAAAACAGGAGACTGTAGAGAAGAATCCAAGACCTCCTTACAACACTGGGGAGCTCCTCAGGGAGGCCTCGGACAGATTGGGACTTTCAGCAGAAAGAATAATGGAAATTGCTCAGGACTTGTTTGAGAGTGGCTTTATCACCTACCACAGAACGGATTCAACAAGGGTTTCAACGGTAGGCATGGGAGTTGCAAAGGAGTACATATCTGAAAAGTTTGGAAGTGAATTTGTGAAACTTAGGCCTTGGGGAGAGGGAGGAGCTCACGAGTGTATAAGACCTACAAGACCGATTGATGAGTCAGGTTTGAGGACCCTTGTAACTGTTTCAGGTTCCTCCGCAAGAATGACAAAGGAGCACTTTAAAGTTTACGACCTGATATTCAGGAGATTTATTGCCTCTCAAATGGTTCCTTTTAAAGGGGAAAAGGTTGTTTTAGAGGTAAAGCTCCTTCCCGATGAGATTAGAACGGAGGAAGAGTTTCTGACAGAGATTGTTAAAGATGGCTGGAACCTCGTTTGGCCCGTTGAAACAGATGAAATTCCCATTGAAGTTAAGGAGGGAGAGAGTTACTACTTTGACGTTACTACTGTTTCAAGGAGAAAAATTCCAAAGGCATTCCCATTTACACAGGGAGAGCTTGTTGAGGAGATGAGAAAGAGAGGTATAGGAAGACCATCAACGTACGCAAAGATTGTTCAAACAATCTTAGATAGGGGATACGTCGTTGAGAAGGGAAAGTTCTTGTATCCAACAAGGTTGGGAATAAAGGTTTACGAATACTTATCAACAAATTTCCCAGAGTACACCTCGGAAGAATTTACAAGGGAGCTTGAGGAGTTAATGGACAGAGTTGAGAATGGAGAGGCAGATTATTTACAGATAATAGATGGTTTAAAGCCTGTCTTAAAGTTTGCAGAGACAAGGTCTTAA
- a CDS encoding GGDEF domain-containing protein gives MEEDMTYLFNLKDREKNFDYVLTLINIVVSLTIGSIVALSDEKIFFFITPLHIIFLIFSIYLLKNDKIHLFQYVYSASTFIFYALLTIILPPERNIWIFIYPIIATFFSKYELGLILSLLIMVLLGIDISFKYRIVSLDVIPPKLSLRLHILLAYIFVLIIVFIRSLRVSTYINFLERIYPVDLETGALSRYQLEREIEQAISLLKRYDFPFLYIAIGIEELRKLNPHKVQKVLAELVSGIKSIIRDSDFIARYNRNLFIIQLANTSSEKAQPVIERINKYLEKFSKEYSIKVNIAVTDLEKDDTVDTLIEKLLRKLRE, from the coding sequence GTGGAAGAGGATATGACGTATCTTTTTAACCTGAAGGACAGAGAGAAAAACTTTGATTATGTTCTTACACTAATAAACATTGTTGTATCTCTAACAATAGGTAGCATTGTAGCTCTAAGTGATGAAAAAATTTTCTTTTTCATCACGCCGTTACACATTATATTCTTAATTTTCTCTATTTACTTACTAAAGAATGATAAAATTCATTTATTCCAGTATGTATATAGTGCCTCAACGTTTATATTCTATGCGTTATTAACAATAATCTTACCTCCTGAAAGAAATATATGGATATTTATATATCCTATAATAGCTACATTCTTTTCTAAATATGAACTAGGATTGATTCTTTCTCTTCTTATTATGGTTTTACTTGGTATAGATATATCCTTCAAATACAGGATTGTTAGCCTTGATGTTATACCTCCAAAACTTTCCTTACGTCTGCATATTTTACTTGCGTATATTTTTGTCCTAATTATAGTTTTCATTAGGTCCTTAAGAGTTAGTACCTACATTAATTTCTTAGAAAGGATATACCCTGTAGATTTAGAAACGGGAGCTTTAAGTAGATATCAGCTAGAAAGAGAAATAGAACAAGCTATTTCTCTATTAAAACGTTACGACTTTCCATTTCTTTATATTGCTATTGGTATAGAAGAGCTGCGAAAACTTAATCCACATAAAGTTCAGAAAGTTTTAGCTGAGCTTGTTTCAGGAATAAAAAGTATAATCCGGGATAGTGATTTCATAGCACGTTACAATAGAAATTTATTCATAATACAGTTGGCAAATACTTCCTCAGAAAAAGCTCAACCTGTTATAGAAAGAATCAATAAATATCTTGAGAAATTTAGCAAGGAGTACTCTATAAAAGTGAACATTGCTGTGACTGACCTTGAGAAGGATGATACAGTGGATACGCTTATTGAAAAGCTTTTAAGGAAACTCAGAGAATGA
- a CDS encoding HlyD family secretion protein, giving the protein MRILLVILILLTVWSCQVEPPEEKEIEKSKDIIKVTIEGLIYPSEDRKIISPVTARVKKIYKSTGDYVRKGEVILELDIKDLERKYRQALINYKISKIRYEEFYLPQRITASDVAINNAKEDLLKSYELYKKGYISLSELHSAEIRYETLLKSRKKSEYTYRKDSYLLQKKRKEALENLKKAKIALEKAKEALKYRYIISPISGFIAKLSPIEGQEIFKNDEIGEIINIDKVKLKGAFFPGTYQFLKVGMEGDVKCFTVPAYVGKAKIEKLVPIVDPTLGRMVLYMTLDNRNYILQPQTKCLISFKFKPEEVGAMGLDLPKEGNEIFIKSNIKSKKLK; this is encoded by the coding sequence ATGAGGATATTATTAGTAATTTTAATTCTACTAACTGTCTGGTCATGTCAAGTTGAACCTCCTGAAGAAAAGGAAATTGAAAAATCAAAGGACATTATAAAAGTAACAATAGAAGGTTTAATTTATCCTTCAGAAGACAGAAAGATAATTTCCCCGGTTACTGCAAGGGTAAAGAAAATCTATAAAAGTACCGGAGATTACGTTAGAAAGGGAGAGGTAATTCTTGAACTTGATATAAAAGACCTTGAAAGGAAATATCGTCAAGCTCTTATAAACTATAAAATATCAAAAATTCGGTATGAGGAATTCTATCTACCCCAGAGAATAACAGCCAGTGACGTAGCTATAAATAATGCAAAGGAGGACCTTTTAAAAAGTTATGAACTTTATAAGAAAGGATACATATCGCTTTCTGAGCTTCACAGTGCAGAGATACGTTATGAGACTTTATTAAAAAGCAGGAAGAAAAGTGAATATACCTACAGAAAAGATAGTTACCTTCTGCAAAAAAAGAGAAAGGAAGCACTGGAAAATTTAAAAAAAGCCAAGATAGCACTGGAAAAAGCTAAAGAAGCACTAAAATATAGATACATTATTAGTCCTATAAGCGGTTTTATTGCCAAACTTTCCCCCATTGAGGGACAAGAAATTTTCAAGAACGATGAAATTGGGGAGATAATTAATATTGATAAAGTTAAGCTTAAAGGAGCATTTTTTCCAGGAACTTATCAGTTTTTAAAGGTGGGAATGGAGGGAGACGTTAAGTGTTTTACAGTTCCTGCCTATGTAGGTAAGGCAAAGATAGAAAAGCTTGTTCCGATAGTTGACCCTACTCTGGGTAGAATGGTTTTATATATGACTTTGGATAATAGGAATTACATTCTTCAACCACAAACTAAGTGTCTTATTAGTTTCAAGTTTAAACCTGAGGAGGTTGGAGCTATGGGTCTCGATTTACCAAAAGAGGGGAATGAAATATTCATAAAATCAAATATAAAATCTAAAAAATTAAAATGA
- a CDS encoding TolC family protein — protein MKASKSYFLFFLLLLGFSVCYAKGNIAYSLQVYTSNNFKFANQFLNKVKLKNDKFFIYKTDKGMWTVRIFLLPTVKEASSHIKEVQNIVGTKDISIVPSDLRKLNTKLKSKIYREKGISEKKKKKIVKKKSTKDLFKKNVIFKESRKKIQKIEPIEKKQSRHSNKVKEIKTLVNKERILTLSDYLKLVEKNNENISISFKDFKRNILNFYRNLDYYNFNLSISGSFLEKYYMNNSFSNEKSISIKGSKVLYDGGVKSLLEKELYIVLSLEKQKVLRAVQLLKLSAVSTYIQTFYHQELINIIKEQLENRKKFFLSLKQMYKKETKISKYALLTEEREIFKLKNALLRERTVYKKWELELRTMGGINDTTPLKLLPPDINYFPSISRGERKALESSPIINIDRYKIKDAAISYYIEKKRNKPLVTLTSGITASNVMKSPFYDIGITITYPLFDEKERGRKLLLKKLDLLKRKLTLKRDLKNTVKSFLSLYEDYKLYKREKILLGRILELDKKRLEISKEKYIEGLGDYISVMTSWNDLLITKKKLLLSSLLENKVLFDISIMEGSDLK, from the coding sequence ATGAAAGCGTCTAAAAGTTATTTTTTGTTTTTTCTTCTGTTACTTGGATTTTCTGTCTGCTATGCAAAGGGTAATATAGCTTATTCATTACAGGTTTATACATCAAACAATTTTAAATTTGCCAATCAATTTCTAAATAAAGTTAAACTTAAAAATGACAAATTCTTTATCTATAAGACAGATAAAGGAATGTGGACTGTTAGAATATTTTTATTACCAACAGTTAAAGAGGCTTCTTCTCACATAAAGGAAGTTCAGAATATTGTTGGAACAAAAGATATTTCCATTGTTCCTTCGGATTTGCGAAAACTCAATACGAAGTTAAAGTCTAAAATTTATAGAGAAAAAGGAATTTCAGAGAAAAAAAAGAAAAAAATAGTTAAAAAGAAATCCACCAAGGATTTGTTCAAAAAAAATGTTATATTTAAGGAATCAAGAAAAAAAATACAGAAAATAGAACCAATTGAAAAGAAGCAGTCTAGACATAGCAACAAAGTCAAAGAGATTAAAACATTAGTAAATAAAGAAAGAATATTGACCCTTTCTGATTATCTAAAGTTAGTTGAAAAAAATAATGAAAACATCTCTATTAGTTTTAAGGATTTTAAAAGGAATATTTTAAATTTTTATAGGAATCTAGACTATTACAACTTTAATCTATCTATTTCTGGCAGCTTTCTTGAAAAGTATTATATGAATAACAGTTTTTCTAATGAAAAATCTATATCAATCAAAGGTTCAAAAGTCCTATATGATGGAGGAGTAAAAAGTTTATTGGAAAAGGAGCTTTATATAGTACTATCTCTAGAAAAGCAAAAAGTTCTAAGGGCAGTTCAATTATTAAAGCTTTCAGCAGTATCTACGTATATACAGACCTTTTATCACCAAGAACTAATAAATATTATAAAGGAACAATTAGAGAATAGAAAGAAATTCTTTTTATCTTTGAAGCAAATGTACAAAAAAGAAACTAAAATTTCTAAATACGCTCTTCTTACAGAGGAAAGAGAGATTTTTAAATTAAAGAATGCACTTTTAAGAGAAAGAACTGTATATAAAAAGTGGGAATTAGAACTACGAACGATGGGTGGTATAAATGATACTACCCCCTTAAAATTACTCCCTCCTGATATTAACTATTTTCCAAGTATTTCCAGAGGAGAAAGAAAAGCTCTGGAAAGTTCTCCAATTATCAATATAGATAGGTACAAAATAAAAGATGCTGCTATTTCTTATTACATCGAAAAAAAGAGAAATAAACCACTTGTAACCCTCACTAGTGGAATTACTGCCTCTAACGTAATGAAGTCTCCCTTTTACGATATAGGAATAACAATTACCTATCCTCTTTTTGATGAAAAGGAAAGAGGTAGAAAACTTTTATTGAAAAAACTTGACTTATTAAAAAGAAAACTCACTTTAAAAAGGGACTTGAAGAATACTGTCAAAAGCTTTCTTTCTTTGTATGAAGATTATAAGCTTTATAAAAGAGAAAAAATCTTGTTAGGAAGGATTTTGGAGTTGGATAAGAAGCGATTAGAAATATCAAAGGAAAAGTATATCGAAGGATTAGGTGATTACATATCTGTAATGACCTCTTGGAATGACCTTTTAATTACAAAGAAAAAGCTTTTGTTATCTTCATTGCTAGAAAATAAAGTTCTATTTGATATTTCAATAATGGAAGGAAGTGATTTGAAATGA
- the pelF gene encoding GT4 family glycosyltransferase PelF, translating into MSYKARVVMTTEGTYPYSTGGVSTWAHILVHEIKDIEFHILAIMMNPFVSAKFDLPSNVTKLINVPLWGTEEPTEYLLNLPFHKVFWKKINTKSDPVAISKFIEYLETITLAIYGKENNLDKVCETLYNFHNFFLKHDYSMAFKSEETWNYFYNLILDIHRYEKEVPSIYDVVEALRWLYRFFITLISPLPQADIYHSSAAALCGLPCILAKEKFGSKFLLTEHGIYVREQYLFVSREKYPVLSKRFIMGLIKLISRLNYYFADQISPVCAYNKRWEITFGKVKEEKIKVIYNGIDVERFKKLDVPRMDRPTVVTIARIDPLKDIETFIRACDLVRKKIPNVLCKVFGPPVDEKYFGRCQKLVRKLNLEGNFIFAGKTSSPERAINEGDIFVLTSISEAFPFAVLEAMACEKAVVSSDVGGVREVLEGYGFLVKPRDYRAFAEKIVYLFENPSILAELSVASRQRVLNGFRIEDMTTNYKESYLSLTRKEDGVLS; encoded by the coding sequence ATGAGCTATAAAGCCAGAGTGGTAATGACGACAGAAGGGACATATCCTTATAGTACCGGCGGAGTTAGTACATGGGCACACATCCTTGTTCATGAAATTAAAGATATAGAATTCCATATACTTGCAATAATGATGAACCCCTTTGTGTCTGCAAAGTTTGATTTGCCTTCAAATGTAACAAAATTGATAAATGTACCCCTCTGGGGAACAGAGGAACCAACAGAATATCTATTAAATCTCCCTTTTCATAAGGTTTTTTGGAAAAAAATTAACACAAAGTCTGACCCGGTAGCCATTAGTAAATTTATTGAATATTTAGAAACTATAACCTTAGCTATATATGGCAAAGAAAATAATTTGGATAAAGTGTGTGAAACTTTATACAATTTTCATAACTTCTTTTTAAAACACGACTATTCTATGGCCTTTAAATCAGAAGAAACATGGAATTACTTTTACAACTTAATTCTTGACATTCATCGATATGAAAAGGAAGTTCCATCGATTTATGACGTTGTAGAAGCTTTAAGATGGCTTTATAGATTTTTTATAACTCTTATATCTCCTCTTCCACAAGCAGACATTTATCATTCTAGTGCTGCTGCGTTGTGCGGGTTACCGTGTATTTTGGCAAAGGAAAAGTTTGGAAGTAAGTTTTTACTTACAGAACATGGTATCTATGTTCGGGAACAGTATCTCTTTGTTTCTCGTGAAAAGTATCCTGTTCTTTCAAAGAGATTTATTATGGGGCTTATAAAGTTAATTTCAAGGCTTAATTATTACTTTGCTGACCAAATATCTCCAGTATGTGCATACAACAAAAGATGGGAAATAACATTCGGAAAGGTGAAAGAAGAAAAAATAAAAGTCATCTACAATGGTATAGATGTCGAACGTTTTAAAAAATTGGATGTTCCCAGAATGGATAGACCTACAGTTGTTACTATAGCCAGGATAGACCCTTTGAAAGATATTGAAACCTTCATACGTGCCTGTGATTTAGTCAGAAAAAAAATTCCAAATGTTCTCTGTAAAGTTTTCGGTCCACCTGTTGATGAAAAATACTTTGGAAGATGCCAAAAGCTTGTAAGGAAGTTAAACTTGGAAGGTAATTTTATCTTTGCTGGTAAGACATCCTCTCCTGAAAGAGCGATAAATGAAGGGGATATATTTGTTCTTACCAGCATTTCTGAAGCGTTTCCTTTTGCTGTTCTTGAAGCTATGGCCTGTGAAAAAGCAGTTGTATCTTCTGACGTAGGAGGAGTTAGGGAAGTTCTGGAAGGATATGGTTTCCTAGTAAAACCAAGAGATTATAGAGCCTTTGCAGAAAAAATAGTGTATTTATTTGAAAATCCATCAATCCTTGCAGAACTATCTGTTGCATCGCGCCAGAGGGTTCTTAATGGATTTAGAATTGAGGACATGACTACAAACTATAAGGAAAGTTATCTTTCACTTACAAGAAAGGAAGATGGTGTACTCTCATAG
- a CDS encoding glycosyltransferase family 2 protein: MFLSFVIPAFNEEKTVGSVVRELKEAFPEAEVIVVDDGSTDGTYEAAVKSGADLVLKHENNQGAGMSVITGIKNAKGKYCIVVDADGQHPISEVKKVVKALDGEVDAVFTQRQSLTSSGWFKAIGKFILIKVTNFFVKKKFKDINSGLLAIKREKILNYLDLLPRRYSFPTALIIIAHLLKFKVKFIDIQVSPRKAGSSKVKLKDFLRALFIILSTVVVFEPLYFFIPLAIYSFYGAIAGGLISLFFPNILNPMGFIRFTEFSIIMFIGLVSNQISIVIRRLLEVGKITKS; this comes from the coding sequence GTGTTCTTAAGTTTTGTAATTCCGGCTTTCAACGAAGAAAAAACAGTAGGGAGCGTTGTTCGTGAATTGAAGGAGGCATTTCCAGAAGCTGAAGTGATAGTTGTTGACGATGGTTCAACTGATGGCACTTATGAAGCAGCTGTTAAATCAGGAGCTGACCTTGTATTGAAACATGAAAATAATCAAGGAGCGGGAATGTCCGTAATTACAGGAATAAAAAACGCCAAGGGAAAGTACTGTATAGTAGTAGATGCTGACGGACAACACCCTATTTCCGAAGTAAAAAAAGTTGTTAAAGCCTTGGATGGAGAGGTGGATGCAGTATTTACTCAGAGACAATCTTTAACTTCTTCTGGATGGTTTAAGGCAATTGGAAAATTTATTTTAATAAAAGTAACTAACTTTTTTGTGAAGAAAAAATTTAAAGATATAAATTCAGGACTTTTAGCTATAAAAAGAGAAAAAATTTTAAACTATCTTGACCTTCTTCCACGTAGATATTCCTTTCCAACAGCCCTTATTATAATAGCACATTTATTGAAATTCAAAGTTAAATTTATAGATATCCAAGTAAGTCCTCGTAAGGCTGGTAGTAGTAAGGTTAAGTTAAAGGATTTTTTAAGAGCACTTTTTATTATTCTGTCAACAGTCGTGGTTTTTGAACCGTTGTACTTCTTTATTCCACTCGCAATATACTCCTTTTATGGAGCAATTGCTGGAGGTCTCATTAGCTTATTTTTCCCCAACATTCTTAATCCTATGGGATTTATACGATTTACAGAATTTTCGATAATAATGTTTATAGGTTTAGTTTCAAATCAAATTTCCATTGTTATAAGGAGGTTGCTAGAAGTTGGTAAAATTACTAAATCCTAA
- a CDS encoding GNAT family N-acetyltransferase: MVKLLNPKNLEEVEKWETFNRKKGYLWHSAKWISVLHKTYGFKPFYLYEEENGEIISIFPLFHVKGLLGLKDEFVSVPHVETGGVINSDRFSNYLDFLSSNREIKKLRIYQFKDKINSYPSNDINSIFFIDIPKTQDELIKFFKKKKKRSLRKIENKDFPVNWGFSQENLEKFFYLLRKRMKELGTPWHKKEFYINTFLTFRENLLFLLMEQNNTPVGVSIAVIYGKVCYSLYHLVPRKYQRYGISLSLYYYLMKKARSEGAEVFCFGRSKKGTGPYELKKSFGAVEYPIHIYSFRKKNNSFIPEYSEFVSQKYGWISDIIRKLPINVLEPIAGSIRKWVY; the protein is encoded by the coding sequence TTGGTAAAATTACTAAATCCTAAGAATTTAGAGGAAGTAGAAAAGTGGGAAACTTTTAATAGAAAAAAAGGATATCTTTGGCACTCTGCAAAATGGATATCAGTATTACATAAAACGTACGGTTTTAAACCATTTTACCTTTATGAAGAAGAGAATGGAGAGATAATATCAATATTTCCTCTTTTTCATGTAAAAGGGTTATTAGGTCTAAAGGATGAATTTGTTTCTGTTCCCCATGTTGAAACAGGAGGTGTAATAAATTCTGATAGATTCTCTAATTATTTAGATTTTCTCTCTTCCAATAGAGAAATAAAGAAATTAAGAATTTATCAATTTAAAGATAAAATCAATTCTTATCCATCAAATGATATTAACTCTATATTTTTTATAGATATACCTAAAACTCAAGATGAACTAATAAAATTTTTTAAAAAAAAGAAAAAACGAAGTTTAAGGAAAATTGAAAATAAAGATTTTCCAGTAAATTGGGGCTTTTCTCAGGAAAACTTAGAAAAGTTTTTCTATTTACTACGGAAAAGAATGAAAGAATTAGGTACTCCCTGGCATAAAAAAGAATTTTACATTAATACATTTCTAACATTCAGAGAAAACTTATTATTTCTATTAATGGAACAAAATAACACACCTGTAGGTGTATCTATAGCGGTAATCTATGGTAAAGTTTGCTACTCACTTTATCATCTTGTTCCAAGGAAATATCAAAGGTATGGAATAAGTTTGTCTCTATATTACTATTTAATGAAGAAAGCTCGTTCGGAAGGAGCCGAAGTATTTTGCTTTGGTAGAAGTAAGAAAGGAACAGGTCCGTATGAACTTAAAAAGAGTTTTGGAGCTGTAGAATATCCAATCCATATTTACTCATTCCGTAAGAAAAATAATTCTTTTATTCCAGAATATTCAGAATTTGTATCGCAAAAATATGGATGGATTTCTGATATTATCAGGAAGTTACCTATAAATGTCTTAGAACCAATAGCAGGAAGCATAAGAAAATGGGTTTATTGA